A region from the Candidatus Tenderia electrophaga genome encodes:
- a CDS encoding glycosyl transferase family 1: protein MRILVVTQYFWPENFRINDLIAELKQRGHELTVLTGKPNYPLGEVFPEFRRAPSLFSNYEGVEIFRVPMLRRARGSVRLILNYLSFVLGGSLWGPWFLRKREFDVVFIYEPSPVTVALPAILLGRIKKIPVVFWVLDLWPETLAAIGVVRSPRLLRWIGHLVQFSYNNCDIVLGQSRAFIDGIAKYCSDKSKIRYYPSWAEDVFLDNASEKANEIPVRGRTFDILFAGNIGEAQDMPSILSAAELLKHDDGVRWIIVGDGRKSEWLKAEVERRGLAEKVLLLGRYSVDRMPSFYAHADALLVSLMSDAVFSMTIPGKLQTYLMAGVPVLGMLDGEGASAIRQAKAGFTCPAGDANGLAAAVKQLAAMPESERRDMGLNGRRYAQREFDRDMLISKLEGFFEEAILSYRERETI, encoded by the coding sequence ATGCGAATCTTGGTTGTAACACAGTACTTCTGGCCGGAGAATTTCAGAATCAATGATCTAATTGCAGAGCTCAAGCAGAGAGGCCACGAGCTTACTGTGTTAACCGGAAAGCCAAATTATCCTTTAGGCGAGGTATTTCCCGAGTTTCGGCGCGCTCCTTCTTTGTTCTCAAATTATGAGGGTGTGGAAATTTTTCGGGTTCCGATGTTGCGTCGTGCTCGAGGGTCGGTGCGTTTAATTTTGAATTATCTGAGTTTTGTTTTGGGTGGCTCACTTTGGGGCCCCTGGTTTCTCCGCAAGCGTGAATTCGACGTCGTCTTTATTTACGAGCCTTCGCCAGTTACGGTGGCTTTGCCCGCCATTCTTCTGGGTCGGATTAAGAAAATCCCCGTCGTGTTTTGGGTGCTTGATCTATGGCCGGAGACACTTGCTGCGATAGGCGTTGTGCGCTCACCTAGACTTCTTCGTTGGATTGGTCATTTGGTACAATTTAGTTACAACAATTGCGATATTGTGCTTGGCCAGTCCAGGGCATTTATTGATGGAATTGCGAAGTATTGTTCGGATAAAAGTAAAATACGTTATTATCCTAGCTGGGCCGAGGACGTGTTTTTAGACAATGCCTCTGAGAAAGCAAATGAGATCCCTGTACGGGGCCGCACATTTGACATTCTCTTTGCGGGAAATATTGGAGAGGCACAGGATATGCCGTCGATTTTGTCAGCGGCTGAATTACTGAAACATGACGATGGGGTACGTTGGATTATTGTCGGCGACGGACGGAAGTCGGAATGGCTAAAGGCGGAAGTTGAGCGCCGTGGGTTGGCCGAAAAGGTATTGCTTTTAGGTCGCTATTCTGTTGATCGAATGCCATCATTTTATGCTCATGCAGATGCATTACTGGTATCGCTAATGAGTGATGCGGTGTTCAGTATGACGATTCCAGGTAAGCTCCAGACTTATCTTATGGCAGGCGTTCCTGTGTTAGGGATGCTTGATGGCGAGGGTGCTTCCGCCATTAGACAGGCAAAGGCCGGATTTACCTGTCCTGCTGGTGATGCTAATGGCCTGGCCGCTGCCGTGAAGCAGCTGGCTGCTATGCCTGAATCTGAGCGCCGAGATATGGGCTTGAATGGGCGGCGTTATGCGCAAAGAGAGTTTGACCGAGATATGCTGATAAGCAAACTGGAAGGTTTTTTTGAAGAGGCTATATTGAGTTATCGAGAAAGGGAAACCATTTGA
- a CDS encoding glycosyl transferase, which translates to MIWMWLLAGVLSWGLTGLLRRYALERSLLDLPNERSSHAVAMPRGGGLAIVLTCLAGVLFAGWAGMIALNVVWALLGAGALVALVGWLDDHGHVAARWRLLAHFLGAMWVLWWLGGLPPLLLLFGAVIDLGWLGHGVGVLYLVWLLNLYNFMDGIDGIAGIEAVTVCFGGGVLYIFSPMANQEWIVPILLLATVLGFLVWNFPKARIFMGDAGSGFLGMMLGVLSLQAGWVAPELFWGWLILLGVFIVDATVTLFRRVQRGDKFYEAHRSHAYQYASRYYGSHKKVSLAVGFINSLWLLPVAILVGLGVLDGVIGMVLAYAPLILLAFRYKAGARELQVG; encoded by the coding sequence ATCATATGGATGTGGCTGCTGGCCGGTGTGCTGTCTTGGGGACTCACCGGCCTTTTGCGTCGTTATGCCTTGGAGCGCAGCCTCCTGGATCTGCCCAACGAGCGCAGTTCGCATGCAGTTGCCATGCCTAGGGGGGGCGGACTGGCAATTGTGTTGACCTGCCTGGCCGGAGTATTGTTCGCAGGATGGGCAGGAATGATTGCGCTGAATGTGGTCTGGGCGTTGCTCGGGGCCGGTGCGCTGGTTGCACTGGTTGGTTGGCTGGACGACCACGGCCATGTGGCGGCGCGCTGGCGACTATTGGCCCATTTTTTAGGTGCGATGTGGGTGCTTTGGTGGCTTGGCGGCTTGCCGCCCTTATTATTGCTGTTCGGCGCTGTGATCGACCTCGGCTGGCTTGGCCATGGGGTAGGGGTGCTTTATCTGGTCTGGCTATTGAATTTATATAATTTCATGGACGGCATTGATGGTATCGCTGGAATCGAGGCGGTGACTGTTTGTTTCGGGGGCGGGGTCCTCTATATTTTCTCTCCGATGGCAAATCAGGAATGGATTGTGCCGATACTGCTTTTGGCAACAGTGCTTGGGTTTCTTGTGTGGAATTTTCCGAAAGCCAGGATATTTATGGGGGATGCAGGCAGCGGCTTTCTCGGCATGATGCTCGGTGTCTTGTCCCTTCAAGCTGGGTGGGTGGCACCTGAATTATTTTGGGGCTGGCTGATACTGCTCGGTGTCTTTATCGTGGATGCGACGGTAACATTATTTCGCCGGGTACAGCGCGGTGATAAATTTTATGAGGCCCACAGGAGCCATGCCTACCAGTACGCATCAAGGTATTACGGTTCCCATAAAAAGGTGAGTCTGGCGGTGGGTTTTATCAATTCGCTCTGGCTATTACCGGTCGCGATCCTGGTTGGATTGGGGGTATTGGATGGGGTTATCGGGATGGTTTTGGCGTATGCGCCGCTGATTCTGCTGGCATTTCGATACAAGGCCGGCGCCAGAGAATTGCAGGTAGGGTGA
- a CDS encoding multidrug MFS transporter — protein MNQFTRRIAVIGHDLVMVSLAWLLAYLVRFNFSLANLNWDSYLATLPVVLAAQGLVLWFTGLYRGVWRFASIPDLWNITRAVLIGALVAALSLFLYNRLAGVPRTILVLYPVFLVLMLGAPRLSYRMWRDHGLNTKFEPEAKRVLILGAGRAGEMLVRDMRRESVYKPVGFLDDSPRLKGANVHGIPVFGPIARLRDAVEKNDIDLVMIAMPSATSSQMRRVVALCEQAEVTFRTLPRLQDLVSGQSALKEMREVAIDDLLGRDPVALDWKHVSESLAGKTVLVSGGGGSIGSELCRQIAKLGPSTLVLVEQSEFNLYNVEMELGRAYPNLQLHSCLTDVADKTAVEHVLKTYRPDVIFHAAAYKHVPMLEHQAREAVHNNVLGTRTLATAADKFGCGTFVMVSTDKAVNPANVMGASKRAAEIYCQSLDKKSKTKFITVRFGNVLGSAGSVVPLFRKQIEAGGPVTVTHPEITRFFMTIPEASQLIMQAGAMGTGGEIFVLDMGEPVKVNYLAEQMIRLSGKVPGKDIEITYTGLRPGEKLFEELFHDQECLAETSHEKILLAQCRLADWEQVQEVMGLMETACDSYDEPECKRLLKKLVPEMGATGVSVTDKDNVIPLKVAKVSHES, from the coding sequence ATGAATCAGTTTACTCGCCGCATTGCCGTAATCGGTCATGACTTGGTCATGGTGAGCCTTGCCTGGCTACTTGCCTATCTAGTCAGATTCAATTTTTCCCTGGCGAATCTAAACTGGGATTCATACCTTGCTACGCTACCCGTGGTGTTGGCGGCTCAAGGGCTGGTTTTATGGTTTACCGGTTTATATCGTGGGGTCTGGCGCTTTGCCAGCATTCCGGATTTATGGAATATCACCCGTGCGGTATTAATAGGTGCCTTGGTGGCTGCCTTGTCGCTATTCCTTTATAACCGTCTCGCGGGCGTCCCCCGTACGATTCTGGTTCTTTATCCTGTTTTTCTGGTTTTGATGCTTGGCGCCCCCCGCCTGTCGTATCGCATGTGGAGGGATCATGGTCTCAACACCAAGTTCGAGCCGGAGGCCAAGCGCGTCCTTATCTTGGGTGCGGGGCGGGCCGGGGAGATGCTGGTGCGCGACATGCGCCGGGAGTCTGTATACAAGCCGGTGGGGTTTCTTGACGACAGTCCTCGCCTGAAGGGGGCGAATGTCCATGGCATTCCCGTATTCGGTCCCATCGCCAGGCTGCGTGATGCGGTCGAGAAGAACGACATCGATCTGGTCATGATCGCCATGCCCTCGGCCACCAGCAGCCAGATGCGTCGCGTCGTCGCCCTGTGCGAGCAGGCGGAAGTGACTTTCCGCACCCTGCCTAGGTTGCAGGACCTGGTCTCTGGTCAGTCCGCGCTCAAGGAGATGCGTGAGGTGGCCATCGACGACCTCCTCGGTCGCGACCCGGTGGCGTTGGATTGGAAACACGTTAGCGAGAGTCTGGCCGGCAAGACCGTGTTGGTCAGCGGCGGTGGCGGCTCCATCGGTTCGGAGCTATGTCGCCAGATCGCCAAGCTGGGGCCGTCCACGCTGGTTCTCGTTGAACAATCCGAGTTCAACCTCTACAACGTGGAGATGGAGCTAGGCCGTGCCTATCCCAATCTGCAGCTCCACAGCTGCCTGACGGATGTGGCCGATAAGACGGCGGTGGAGCATGTTTTGAAGACCTATCGCCCGGATGTAATTTTCCATGCCGCGGCCTACAAGCATGTTCCCATGTTGGAACATCAGGCGCGCGAGGCGGTTCATAACAATGTGTTAGGCACCCGTACATTAGCGACTGCCGCAGATAAGTTTGGTTGTGGCACGTTTGTAATGGTATCCACCGACAAGGCCGTCAATCCAGCCAACGTAATGGGGGCGAGCAAACGAGCGGCCGAGATCTACTGCCAAAGCCTGGATAAGAAGTCCAAGACCAAGTTCATTACCGTCCGCTTCGGCAACGTGCTCGGTTCCGCCGGTAGTGTGGTGCCGCTATTCCGAAAACAGATTGAGGCAGGCGGTCCGGTGACGGTCACCCACCCTGAGATTACCCGCTTTTTCATGACCATCCCCGAGGCCAGCCAGCTGATTATGCAGGCCGGAGCCATGGGGACCGGCGGTGAGATATTCGTGCTGGATATGGGTGAACCGGTGAAGGTGAATTATCTAGCCGAGCAGATGATACGTCTCTCCGGCAAGGTGCCGGGCAAGGATATCGAAATCACTTATACCGGGCTGCGGCCGGGCGAGAAGCTGTTTGAAGAGCTCTTCCATGATCAGGAGTGCCTTGCCGAGACCAGCCATGAGAAGATCCTGCTGGCTCAGTGTCGCCTGGCGGATTGGGAGCAGGTTCAAGAGGTGATGGGGCTCATGGAAACGGCCTGCGACAGCTATGATGAGCCTGAGTGTAAGCGTCTGTTGAAGAAGTTGGTGCCGGAGATGGGTGCCACAGGTGTGTCGGTGACAGATAAAGATAATGTCATTCCGCTAAAAGTAGCTAAGGTTAGCCATGAGAGTTAA
- a CDS encoding UTP--glucose-1-phosphate uridylyltransferase, whose translation MRVKKAVFPVAGMGTRFLPATKANPKEMLPIVDKPLIQYAAEEAIAAGIDELIFVTSSSKRAIEDHFDKNYEMETELEKRGKRELLNILRGIVPEGVSCVYVRQPEALGLGHAVLCAKPVVGNDPFAVILADDLINGGDNPCLSQMVEVFNDRQASVLGVERVDPSETNKYGIVKTTESKEQLNKVSGIVEKPHPEVAPSNLAVVGRYILTPEIFGLLERTERGAGGEIQLTDAIAMLLKDQAVYAYEFEGKRFDCGSKLGYLQATVEYALEHEELGEEFRAYLKSFICDVGLEG comes from the coding sequence ATGAGAGTTAAAAAGGCCGTCTTCCCCGTCGCGGGCATGGGGACCCGCTTCTTGCCCGCCACCAAGGCCAACCCCAAAGAGATGCTGCCCATCGTGGACAAGCCCTTGATCCAGTACGCGGCCGAAGAGGCGATCGCCGCGGGTATCGATGAACTGATCTTCGTCACCAGCAGCAGCAAGCGCGCCATCGAGGACCATTTCGATAAGAACTACGAGATGGAGACCGAGCTGGAGAAGCGCGGCAAGCGTGAGCTGCTCAATATTTTGCGCGGCATCGTGCCCGAGGGGGTGTCGTGCGTGTATGTGCGTCAGCCCGAGGCCTTAGGGCTAGGGCACGCAGTGCTATGCGCCAAGCCGGTGGTGGGCAATGATCCCTTCGCGGTGATTCTGGCGGACGATTTGATCAATGGCGGAGATAATCCTTGTCTGAGCCAGATGGTGGAGGTCTTTAATGACCGCCAGGCCAGCGTGCTGGGGGTGGAGCGGGTGGACCCCAGTGAGACCAACAAGTATGGCATCGTGAAGACCACCGAGAGCAAAGAACAACTCAACAAGGTCAGCGGCATCGTGGAAAAGCCCCATCCCGAGGTGGCGCCCTCCAATCTGGCCGTGGTAGGGCGTTATATCCTGACGCCGGAGATCTTCGGCCTGCTGGAGCGGACCGAACGCGGGGCGGGTGGCGAGATCCAGCTGACAGACGCCATCGCCATGCTTCTAAAAGATCAGGCCGTATACGCCTATGAATTTGAGGGCAAGCGCTTCGACTGCGGCAGCAAGCTGGGGTATCTGCAGGCCACGGTGGAGTATGCCCTGGAGCATGAGGAGTTGGGGGAAGAGTTTCGGGCCTATCTCAAGTCGTTTATTTGTGATGTGGGCTTGGAGGGGTAA
- a CDS encoding ATPase: protein MDALLEQIIADFHERPLPQLTRRTVELPALTNKIDTVIGMRRTGKTWFLYQQMQDCMERGIPKECLLYINFDDERLYPMQRDELRRIPETYYRLYPLHKQNTCYFFFDEIQNVDGWEPFVRRLLDSENIQLALTGSSARLLSREIASTLRGRAITTEIFPFSFAEVLTHQGIDHDLFRPPGAEKRALYANRLHQYLLQGGFPEIQGVEAPYRQQILQEYVDVVILRDVIERHGVTNIVPLRYLIRHLLNAPATLFSVNRFHNDLKSQGIAIGKNTLHEYLEYLIDAYLIDTVPIFARSVRRRQVNPRKVYAIDTGLAQAFRHDAHVDRGRLLENMVFTALRRQRLEISYFRSEEGYEVDFHTTSRDGIRQLIQVSETLSNSQTRQRELRALVVAMEQCQLNTATVVTVDEAERIEQHGRLIEVIPAWRWLLTQT from the coding sequence ATGGATGCCCTCTTGGAACAAATCATTGCCGATTTTCACGAGCGGCCACTGCCCCAGCTAACCCGTCGGACAGTAGAATTGCCCGCGCTTACCAACAAGATCGATACCGTGATCGGCATGCGGCGTACTGGCAAGACCTGGTTCCTGTATCAACAGATGCAGGACTGCATGGAGCGGGGGATTCCCAAGGAGTGCTTGCTTTACATCAATTTCGATGATGAGCGCCTCTACCCGATGCAGCGGGATGAATTGCGGCGTATACCCGAGACGTATTACCGCCTGTATCCGCTGCACAAACAGAACACCTGTTACTTCTTTTTCGATGAGATCCAGAATGTCGACGGCTGGGAGCCATTTGTACGCCGATTACTGGATAGCGAAAATATTCAGCTTGCGCTGACCGGTTCTTCTGCGCGGCTGTTGAGCCGGGAGATTGCCTCGACGCTGAGGGGGCGGGCCATTACCACAGAGATCTTCCCCTTCAGTTTTGCTGAGGTCCTGACACACCAGGGCATCGATCATGACCTTTTTCGTCCGCCGGGGGCAGAAAAGCGGGCTTTGTACGCCAATCGTCTGCATCAGTATCTACTGCAGGGCGGATTCCCGGAGATCCAGGGCGTGGAGGCACCTTACCGGCAACAGATTCTCCAGGAGTATGTCGACGTTGTTATCCTGCGCGACGTGATCGAACGGCATGGCGTGACCAACATCGTACCGTTGCGTTATCTCATTCGTCATTTGCTGAATGCGCCGGCAACGCTGTTCAGCGTCAACCGCTTTCATAACGATCTCAAGTCGCAGGGAATCGCCATTGGCAAGAATACCCTGCATGAATATCTGGAATACCTGATCGATGCCTATCTCATCGATACGGTGCCCATCTTCGCGCGCTCGGTACGGCGCCGGCAGGTCAACCCGCGTAAGGTCTACGCGATTGATACCGGATTGGCGCAGGCCTTTCGCCATGACGCTCATGTCGACCGGGGCAGGCTGTTGGAGAACATGGTCTTTACCGCGTTGCGTCGACAGCGGCTGGAGATCAGCTATTTTCGCAGTGAAGAGGGATACGAGGTGGATTTTCATACTACTTCACGGGACGGCATCCGGCAGTTGATACAGGTCAGTGAAACACTCTCGAATTCCCAGACGCGCCAGCGCGAGTTGCGCGCCCTGGTGGTGGCGATGGAACAGTGTCAGCTCAATACAGCCACCGTCGTGACCGTGGATGAGGCGGAGCGGATCGAACAGCATGGCCGGTTGATTGAAGTCATTCCCGCTTGGCGCTGGTTGCTGACCCAAACATGA
- a CDS encoding cysteine synthase, whose product MNFPTLEDFIGNTPLVRLQRLLRSSSNTILAKLEGNNPAGSVKDRPALSMIRHAEARGEIRPGDTLIEATSGNTGIALAMAAATKGYRMVLVMPEHMSVERRAVMKAFGAEIILTAKAGSMEAAIDLAAEMEGRGEGRVLNQFGNFDNPLAHYEGTGPEIWRDTQGKVTHFVSSMGTTGTIMGVSRYLKEQNPDIQIVGVQPTEGASIPGIRRWPQEYLPKIYESERVDRIIDVSQQAAEETTRALGVQEGIFAGISSGGAVSAALRLAREVEDAVIVTIICDRGDRYLSTGVFPQ is encoded by the coding sequence ATGAATTTCCCAACCCTTGAAGACTTCATCGGCAATACGCCCCTGGTGCGCCTGCAACGCCTGTTGCGGAGCAGTTCCAACACCATCCTGGCCAAGTTGGAGGGCAATAACCCCGCTGGTTCGGTCAAGGACCGTCCGGCCCTGAGCATGATCCGGCACGCCGAGGCCCGGGGTGAGATCCGGCCCGGCGACACCCTTATCGAGGCCACCAGCGGCAATACAGGCATCGCCCTGGCTATGGCTGCCGCCACCAAGGGCTATCGCATGGTGTTGGTCATGCCCGAGCACATGAGTGTGGAGCGGCGCGCGGTGATGAAGGCCTTTGGCGCCGAGATCATTCTTACCGCCAAGGCGGGCAGCATGGAGGCGGCGATTGATCTGGCCGCCGAGATGGAAGGTCGGGGTGAGGGCAGGGTACTGAATCAGTTCGGCAACTTTGATAATCCCCTGGCTCACTATGAAGGGACGGGGCCGGAGATCTGGCGCGATACCCAGGGCAAGGTGACCCATTTTGTCAGTTCTATGGGGACCACCGGGACCATCATGGGGGTATCCCGTTATTTGAAGGAGCAGAATCCCGATATACAGATCGTCGGTGTCCAGCCTACCGAGGGGGCCAGTATCCCCGGTATTCGTCGTTGGCCGCAGGAGTACCTGCCTAAGATTTATGAGTCTGAACGGGTGGATCGCATCATTGATGTCAGTCAGCAGGCAGCGGAGGAGACGACCCGCGCCCTGGGGGTCCAGGAGGGGATCTTTGCGGGGATTTCGTCGGGCGGGGCGGTGAGTGCCGCCCTGCGCCTGGCGCGTGAGGTGGAAGATGCGGTGATTGTGACCATTATCTGCGACCGTGGGGATCGGTATTTGTCGACGGGGGTGTTTC